The bacterium genome segment GCTTAATGCCTGTTTTTTCAGCAATTTTGTTCGATATATCACGGCTGCTGATTACATCAACCATATAGAGGTCTGCTTTTATGTCGCATGTTTGTGCGAACCGCTCAAATTCATGTCGTGCGGCTCTTGAAATCGGGCAGAACGGGCTGTTTTTAAAAATAATGACCTGCGGTCTTCTGAAAATATCATCGAGGTCATCGATTTTTGTAAGTTGTATGATTTTCATGATTTAGTTTCTACTGTTTTCAGGTGTAACTTTTTATAAATTACCATTGCTTTTCTTTCTTACAAAATATATTTTCCCAACATATGCAATAATATCATACGGAGACAAACATGAAATCTCATCCTTTTTGGGGAAATCCCTTTAACCGTGTATCTCGCGATCTTGAAAACGATATTGAATTTTTGTCGTCCGTGCCGATTTTTGATTCTCTTTCAAAACGTCAAAAAC includes the following:
- the ytxJ gene encoding bacillithiol system redox-active protein YtxJ, producing the protein MKIIQLTKIDDLDDIFRRPQVIIFKNSPFCPISRAARHEFERFAQTCDIKADLYMVDVISSRDISNKIAEKTGIKHESPQAILLKNGAAAWHASHMMITHETLEKITENPL